The following are encoded together in the Onychostoma macrolepis isolate SWU-2019 chromosome 03, ASM1243209v1, whole genome shotgun sequence genome:
- the LOC131537064 gene encoding butyrophilin-like protein 3 isoform X2 yields the protein MKFICLAVLIISGATDSRSEQYKAVGPADPVFVVAGEDVILPCSVKPNISVVDMRVEWIRPDLKNSLVHLYEDHEDRNTEQIESYRGRTELNHQELQTGDASLKLSSVQVSDEGRYKCFIQSKSWSDDATVDFIVEVVGRPPVITVDGFDDSGGLHLQCESEGWHPEPVLEWLDSEGVILSSETTDTHRNTDGFSVKQTITVYHSDKIHCRVKLRHHTLEAVIISSSNMFHLWRASAILFSVIVVLSGFAAVLIAVFVHEYREHNQLQNENRRIKHELELLQSQKIPKVITHLETDKGG from the exons ATGAAGTTCATTTGTTTGGCTGTCCTGATTATTAGTGGAGCTACAGATTCAAGATCAG AGCAGTATAAAGCAGTTGGTCCTGCAGATCCTGTATTTGTTGTAGCTGGTGAAGATGTGATTCTGCCCTGTTCAGTCAAACCCAACATCAGTGTTGTGGACATGAGAGTCGAGTGGATTAGACCTGATCTGAAAAACTCACTAGTGCATCTCTATGAGGATCATGAAGACAGAAACACAGAGCAGATCGAGTCCTACAGAGGGAGAACAGAACTGAATCATCAAGAACTACAGACAGGAGATGCATCACTCAAACTGTCATCAGTCCAAGTCTCTGATGAAGGACGTTACAAGTGTTTTATTCAGTCCAAATCCTGGTCTGATGACGCCACTGTAGATTTTATtgttgaag TTGTAGGACGTCCTCCAGTGATCACTGTAGATGGGTTTGATGATTCAGGAGGGCTTCATCTACAGTGTGAATCTGAAGGTTGGCACCCTGAACCTGTTCTTGAGTGGCTGGACAGTGAAGGAGTTATTTTGAGTTCAGAaactacagacacacacagaaacacagatgGATTCAGTGTGAAACAAACCATCACTGTATATCACAGCGACAAGATTCACTGCAGAGTCAAACTGAGACATCACACGCTGGAGGCAGTAATTATCAGCTCAA GTAATATGTTTCATCTTTGGAGGGCATCAGCCATCCTGTTTTCAGTTATAGTCGTGCTCAGTGGATTTGCTGCAGTTCTGATAGCGGTGTTCGTTCACGAATACAGAG AACACAATCAACTACAGAATGAGAACAGGAGAATAAAACATG aacttgAACTTTTGCAGAGTCAGAAGATACCAAAAG TGATCACGCATTTAGAAACAGACAAGG
- the LOC131537064 gene encoding butyrophilin-like protein 3 isoform X3 translates to MKFICLAVLIISGATDSRSEQYKAVGPADPVFVVAGEDVILPCSVKPNISVVDMRVEWIRPDLKNSLVHLYEDHEDRNTEQIESYRGRTELNHQELQTGDASLKLSSVQVSDEGRYKCFIQSKSWSDDATVDFIVEVVGRPPVITVDGFDDSGGLHLQCESEGWHPEPVLEWLDSEGVILSSETTDTHRNTDGFSVKQTITVYHSDKIHCRVKLRHHTLEAVIISSSNMFHLWRASAILFSVIVVLSGFAAVLIAVFVHEYREHNQLQNENRRIKHELELLQSQKIPKEFGRIQTVTG, encoded by the exons ATGAAGTTCATTTGTTTGGCTGTCCTGATTATTAGTGGAGCTACAGATTCAAGATCAG AGCAGTATAAAGCAGTTGGTCCTGCAGATCCTGTATTTGTTGTAGCTGGTGAAGATGTGATTCTGCCCTGTTCAGTCAAACCCAACATCAGTGTTGTGGACATGAGAGTCGAGTGGATTAGACCTGATCTGAAAAACTCACTAGTGCATCTCTATGAGGATCATGAAGACAGAAACACAGAGCAGATCGAGTCCTACAGAGGGAGAACAGAACTGAATCATCAAGAACTACAGACAGGAGATGCATCACTCAAACTGTCATCAGTCCAAGTCTCTGATGAAGGACGTTACAAGTGTTTTATTCAGTCCAAATCCTGGTCTGATGACGCCACTGTAGATTTTATtgttgaag TTGTAGGACGTCCTCCAGTGATCACTGTAGATGGGTTTGATGATTCAGGAGGGCTTCATCTACAGTGTGAATCTGAAGGTTGGCACCCTGAACCTGTTCTTGAGTGGCTGGACAGTGAAGGAGTTATTTTGAGTTCAGAaactacagacacacacagaaacacagatgGATTCAGTGTGAAACAAACCATCACTGTATATCACAGCGACAAGATTCACTGCAGAGTCAAACTGAGACATCACACGCTGGAGGCAGTAATTATCAGCTCAA GTAATATGTTTCATCTTTGGAGGGCATCAGCCATCCTGTTTTCAGTTATAGTCGTGCTCAGTGGATTTGCTGCAGTTCTGATAGCGGTGTTCGTTCACGAATACAGAG AACACAATCAACTACAGAATGAGAACAGGAGAATAAAACATG aacttgAACTTTTGCAGAGTCAGAAGATACCAAAAG AGTTTGGTAGAATACAAACTGTCACTGGATAA
- the LOC131537064 gene encoding butyrophilin-like protein 10 isoform X1 — protein MKFICLAVLIISGATDSRSEQYKAVGPADPVFVVAGEDVILPCSVKPNISVVDMRVEWIRPDLKNSLVHLYEDHEDRNTEQIESYRGRTELNHQELQTGDASLKLSSVQVSDEGRYKCFIQSKSWSDDATVDFIVEVVGRPPVITVDGFDDSGGLHLQCESEGWHPEPVLEWLDSEGVILSSETTDTHRNTDGFSVKQTITVYHSDKIHCRVKLRHHTLEAVIISSSNMFHLWRASAILFSVIVVLSGFAAVLIAVFVHEYREHNQLQNENRRIKHELELLQSQKIPKVITHLETDKVNSKTVDGDSANACLTESEHGKEIIDDETKP, from the exons ATGAAGTTCATTTGTTTGGCTGTCCTGATTATTAGTGGAGCTACAGATTCAAGATCAG AGCAGTATAAAGCAGTTGGTCCTGCAGATCCTGTATTTGTTGTAGCTGGTGAAGATGTGATTCTGCCCTGTTCAGTCAAACCCAACATCAGTGTTGTGGACATGAGAGTCGAGTGGATTAGACCTGATCTGAAAAACTCACTAGTGCATCTCTATGAGGATCATGAAGACAGAAACACAGAGCAGATCGAGTCCTACAGAGGGAGAACAGAACTGAATCATCAAGAACTACAGACAGGAGATGCATCACTCAAACTGTCATCAGTCCAAGTCTCTGATGAAGGACGTTACAAGTGTTTTATTCAGTCCAAATCCTGGTCTGATGACGCCACTGTAGATTTTATtgttgaag TTGTAGGACGTCCTCCAGTGATCACTGTAGATGGGTTTGATGATTCAGGAGGGCTTCATCTACAGTGTGAATCTGAAGGTTGGCACCCTGAACCTGTTCTTGAGTGGCTGGACAGTGAAGGAGTTATTTTGAGTTCAGAaactacagacacacacagaaacacagatgGATTCAGTGTGAAACAAACCATCACTGTATATCACAGCGACAAGATTCACTGCAGAGTCAAACTGAGACATCACACGCTGGAGGCAGTAATTATCAGCTCAA GTAATATGTTTCATCTTTGGAGGGCATCAGCCATCCTGTTTTCAGTTATAGTCGTGCTCAGTGGATTTGCTGCAGTTCTGATAGCGGTGTTCGTTCACGAATACAGAG AACACAATCAACTACAGAATGAGAACAGGAGAATAAAACATG aacttgAACTTTTGCAGAGTCAGAAGATACCAAAAG TGATCACGCATTTAGAAACAGACAAGG TGAATTCAAAAACTGTGGATGGCGATTCAGCTAATGCATGTCTCACTGAGTCTGAACATGGGAAAGAAATAATAGATGACGAAACAAAACCATAA